A genomic window from Rhizobium sp. EC-SD404 includes:
- the folK gene encoding 2-amino-4-hydroxy-6-hydroxymethyldihydropteridine diphosphokinase, which translates to MSRVLEGPVTAALGLGGNIGDVAAAMRAVLAMLDARNDTDVAAVSSLYRTPPWGLTDQPDFLNCAALVKTQLPADELLAACLDVEKALKRDRSGATRWGPRPIDIDVLTYGDQTIRTDALVVPHPRMTDRGFVLLPLGEIAPHIVVDGKTIEDWAAAIDATGIERIGEPDWWRS; encoded by the coding sequence ATGTCGCGCGTGCTTGAGGGGCCGGTTACGGCGGCGCTCGGTCTCGGCGGCAATATCGGCGATGTTGCTGCGGCGATGCGGGCGGTTCTCGCCATGCTCGACGCGCGGAACGACACGGATGTGGCCGCGGTCTCCTCGCTCTACCGAACCCCGCCCTGGGGGCTGACGGACCAGCCGGATTTTCTGAATTGCGCCGCTCTCGTGAAGACGCAGTTGCCGGCAGACGAACTGCTCGCTGCGTGTCTCGATGTCGAAAAGGCGCTGAAGCGCGACCGGTCCGGCGCGACGCGGTGGGGGCCGCGGCCGATCGACATCGACGTTCTGACCTATGGCGACCAGACCATCCGGACCGACGCACTGGTCGTCCCGCATCCAAGGATGACGGATCGCGGTTTCGTGCTACTTCCGCTCGGCGAAATCGCGCCGCATATCGTGGTCGACGGCAAGACGATCGAGGATTGGGCAGCGGCGATCGATGCGACGGGGATCGAGCGGATCGGCGAGCCCGATTGGTGGCGGAGCTAG
- the folB gene encoding dihydroneopterin aldolase, with protein sequence MTYRIHLKNCAFFARHGVHDAEEFLGQRFFVDAELIVDSPSALSDDAIADTVDYGVAFQVIEAIITGKRRFLIEALAMDVARALCERFEQITVARITVRKPNAPVPGVLDHVEVTVEHVARA encoded by the coding sequence ATGACCTACCGAATTCACCTGAAGAACTGCGCCTTTTTCGCGCGCCACGGCGTGCACGATGCAGAAGAGTTTCTCGGACAGCGCTTCTTCGTGGATGCCGAACTGATCGTCGATTCGCCAAGCGCTCTGAGCGACGACGCCATTGCCGACACGGTGGATTACGGCGTCGCATTCCAGGTCATCGAAGCGATCATCACCGGCAAGCGGCGTTTCCTGATCGAGGCGCTGGCGATGGATGTCGCGCGGGCGCTGTGCGAGCGGTTCGAGCAGATCACGGTTGCGCGGATCACGGTTCGCAAGCCGAACGCGCCGGTGCCCGGCGTGCTGGATCATGTCGAGGTGACGGTCGAGCATGTCGCGCGTGCTTGA
- the folP gene encoding dihydropteroate synthase — protein sequence MQDQPAERPDRWTWRVGHGREIDLSRRGVLMGVLNVTSDSFSDGGRFSDVAAALAEAQAMADAGATIIDVGGESTRPGAEPVDAETEQARVLPVITALAERFADNEAMLISVDSYRVETARLALEAGAHIINDISGLQGEPGMAELARETGAGLVVMHTGRGREKLPDVIEDQMVFLGRSLELAEAAGVDARQIVLDPGFGFAKDNDDNFALMARFGALHAFGRPFLVGTSRKRFLGAATGREAGERDVATAATTALLRAAGARIFRVHDVAKSRDALSVTEAMCDRLAQETGSDVS from the coding sequence ATGCAAGACCAGCCCGCTGAACGCCCCGATCGCTGGACCTGGCGCGTCGGTCATGGCCGTGAGATCGATCTCAGCCGGCGCGGCGTGCTGATGGGCGTGCTCAACGTGACGTCGGACTCCTTTTCCGACGGCGGCCGATTTTCCGACGTCGCCGCTGCACTTGCCGAAGCGCAGGCGATGGCGGATGCGGGCGCGACGATCATCGATGTCGGCGGGGAATCCACCCGCCCCGGCGCCGAACCCGTCGATGCTGAGACCGAGCAGGCCCGCGTGTTGCCGGTGATCACCGCGCTTGCGGAGCGGTTCGCCGACAATGAGGCGATGCTGATCTCCGTCGACAGCTACCGGGTGGAGACCGCACGGCTGGCGCTTGAAGCCGGGGCGCACATCATCAACGACATTTCCGGGCTGCAGGGCGAACCGGGGATGGCGGAGCTGGCGCGCGAGACCGGCGCGGGACTCGTCGTCATGCACACGGGGCGTGGGCGTGAAAAGCTGCCGGACGTGATCGAGGACCAGATGGTCTTTCTCGGTCGCTCGCTCGAATTGGCCGAGGCGGCGGGTGTCGACGCGCGTCAGATCGTGCTCGACCCGGGCTTCGGCTTTGCCAAGGACAATGACGACAATTTTGCGCTGATGGCGCGGTTTGGCGCGCTGCATGCGTTCGGGCGTCCGTTTCTCGTCGGGACATCACGCAAGCGCTTTCTCGGTGCTGCGACGGGCAGGGAAGCCGGCGAGCGGGACGTGGCGACGGCGGCGACTACGGCGCTGCTGCGGGCGGCCGGCGCACGCATCTTCCGCGTCCACGACGTCGCGAAAAGTCGGGATGCTCTTTCGGTCACCGAAGCGATGTGCGACAGGCTGGCTCAGGAAACCGGAAGCGACGTTTCATGA
- a CDS encoding DUF922 domain-containing protein codes for MGPAEAETVITKSFSYFPVRGRTAADLDEALSQSGPLLQGTGIRHPGATEMRFGGTVTYADQGTRCTVDSARITLDTKIILPRWTQRRRAEADLALIWDTLSGDIKRHEERHAEIARQYARRLEGEVKDLRAQPNCEAMETEVARITESVLAEHDADQARFDRIEAINFERRMVRLLQYRLEQIKAQE; via the coding sequence ATGGGCCCCGCCGAGGCCGAGACCGTGATTACGAAGTCGTTCTCCTATTTCCCCGTTCGCGGTCGCACCGCGGCTGATCTCGACGAAGCGCTGTCGCAAAGCGGCCCACTGCTACAGGGAACCGGCATCCGCCATCCCGGCGCGACCGAAATGCGCTTCGGAGGGACTGTGACCTATGCCGATCAGGGCACGCGCTGCACTGTCGATTCCGCCCGCATCACGCTCGATACCAAGATCATCCTGCCGCGCTGGACCCAGCGCCGCCGCGCCGAAGCAGACCTCGCGCTCATCTGGGATACGCTTTCCGGCGACATCAAGCGCCACGAAGAGCGCCATGCCGAGATCGCGCGGCAATACGCCCGCAGGCTGGAAGGCGAGGTGAAGGACCTGCGCGCGCAGCCGAACTGCGAAGCCATGGAAACCGAAGTCGCTCGCATCACCGAAAGCGTGCTTGCCGAGCATGATGCCGATCAAGCCCGCTTCGACCGCATCGAGGCGATCAACTTCGAGCGCCGCATGGTGCGCCTCCTGCAATACCGGCTCGAGCAGATCAAGGCGCAGGAATAG
- a CDS encoding NAD(P)/FAD-dependent oxidoreductase: protein MRNVIETDVVIVGAGPVGLFAVFELGLYDLRCHLIDILDRPGGQCAELYPEKPIYDIPAWPEISGAGLTERLMEQIAPFHPEFHFNRMVTALKKLDDGRFEVETDENEIFHAKIVVIAAGGGSFQPKRPPIPGIEAFEDKSVFYSVRRMEEFRDHDILIVGGGDSALDWTLNLKPIAKSVTLVHRRPEFRAAPDSVNKMFALQERGELAFEIGQVTGLTGEGGQIQSATIKGPNGDVEVTASRLLPFFGLTMKLGPIANWGLNLHENLIKVDTEKFETSEPGIFAIGDINWYPGKLKLILSGFHEAALMAHAAKKIAHPDAKVVFQYTTSSTSLQKKLGVK, encoded by the coding sequence ATGCGGAATGTGATCGAGACGGATGTCGTCATCGTCGGGGCAGGGCCGGTCGGGCTCTTCGCCGTGTTCGAACTCGGACTTTATGATCTTCGATGCCATTTGATCGACATCCTGGATCGTCCCGGCGGCCAGTGCGCAGAGCTTTACCCGGAAAAGCCGATCTACGACATTCCGGCATGGCCTGAAATTTCGGGCGCAGGCCTGACCGAACGGTTGATGGAGCAGATCGCCCCGTTCCATCCCGAATTCCATTTCAACCGCATGGTCACGGCGCTGAAAAAGCTCGATGACGGACGCTTTGAAGTGGAGACCGACGAGAACGAGATCTTCCATGCCAAAATCGTGGTCATCGCGGCCGGCGGTGGCTCGTTCCAGCCCAAGCGTCCGCCGATCCCCGGCATCGAAGCCTTCGAGGACAAGAGTGTCTTCTATTCCGTGCGCCGCATGGAGGAATTCCGCGACCACGACATCCTGATCGTCGGCGGCGGCGATTCCGCTCTGGACTGGACGCTGAACCTGAAGCCGATCGCCAAATCCGTAACGCTGGTGCACCGCCGTCCCGAGTTCCGCGCGGCGCCCGACAGCGTCAACAAGATGTTCGCGCTGCAGGAACGCGGCGAGCTTGCCTTCGAGATCGGTCAGGTGACCGGCCTGACCGGCGAGGGCGGCCAGATCCAGTCCGCGACGATCAAGGGGCCGAACGGCGACGTCGAGGTGACTGCGAGCCGGCTGTTGCCATTCTTCGGCTTGACGATGAAGCTCGGCCCGATCGCCAACTGGGGCCTCAACCTGCATGAGAACCTGATCAAGGTCGATACGGAGAAGTTCGAGACGTCTGAGCCCGGCATCTTCGCCATCGGCGACATCAACTGGTATCCCGGCAAGCTGAAGCTGATCCTCTCCGGCTTCCACGAAGCGGCGCTGATGGCGCATGCGGCGAAGAAGATCGCCCATCCGGATGCGAAGGTGGTGTTCCAGTACACCACGTCCTCGACGAGCCTGCAGAAGAAGCTCGGCGTCAAGTAA
- a CDS encoding 2Fe-2S iron-sulfur cluster-binding protein yields the protein MTTITFVAFDGTRHELEAENGSTVMENAIRNSVPGIEAECGGACACATCHVYVDDAWKAAVGEPEAMEEDMLDFAYDVRPNSRLSCQIRVSDKLDGLVVHVPERQA from the coding sequence ATGACCACCATCACTTTCGTCGCCTTCGACGGCACGCGCCATGAACTGGAAGCCGAAAACGGCTCCACCGTCATGGAAAACGCCATCCGCAACTCGGTGCCCGGCATCGAGGCGGAGTGCGGCGGCGCCTGCGCCTGCGCGACCTGTCACGTCTATGTGGACGACGCCTGGAAGGCTGCCGTGGGCGAACCGGAAGCAATGGAAGAAGACATGCTCGATTTCGCCTATGATGTACGGCCGAACTCGCGCCTGTCCTGCCAGATCCGGGTGTCCGACAAACTCGACGGACTGGTCGTTCACGTGCCCGAGCGACAGGCCTGA
- a CDS encoding Hpt domain-containing protein, with protein MTSAERPIDFDHLARQTMGQKDLEAEVLRLFMRQARDCVRSIHASKGQVRIGIAHTLKGSARGIGAFAVADHAARLEEMPDDAERVEALCEAVVAVENFLLRLSR; from the coding sequence ATGACCTCCGCCGAGCGTCCCATCGACTTCGATCATCTCGCCCGGCAGACGATGGGGCAGAAGGACCTCGAGGCGGAAGTGCTTCGTCTGTTCATGCGCCAGGCACGCGATTGCGTCCGCAGCATCCATGCCAGCAAGGGGCAGGTTCGCATCGGCATCGCGCACACGCTGAAGGGATCTGCGCGCGGGATCGGCGCGTTTGCCGTCGCCGACCATGCCGCACGGCTGGAAGAGATGCCGGACGATGCCGAGCGCGTGGAAGCGCTTTGCGAGGCCGTCGTCGCGGTCGAGAATTTCCTGCTGCGTCTTTCGCGCTAG
- a CDS encoding ABC-type transport auxiliary lipoprotein family protein — MLKRFLSIVAVAAALSGCAGLPGFSTPNDTFALTSPPAAPSVPAAARRQLLIQEPSALKLLDSEQIVVRVSDSEVQYLTNSQWNDRLPRIVESKLVEAFENTGQLGGVGRSGDGLAIDFQLLTNIRSFEVLAYGSPRAAVELSIRLINDRDGTVVAQRVFTGTAPVAGTGNETYVRSLDAAFNSIVPEIISWTMQRI; from the coding sequence TTGCTGAAGCGTTTTCTATCGATCGTCGCCGTTGCAGCAGCGCTTTCGGGCTGCGCCGGCCTTCCCGGTTTTTCGACCCCGAACGACACGTTCGCACTGACCTCGCCACCTGCCGCGCCATCCGTGCCGGCGGCCGCGCGGCGCCAGCTGCTTATCCAGGAGCCGAGCGCGCTGAAGCTGCTCGACAGCGAGCAGATCGTGGTGCGCGTTTCGGATTCGGAGGTGCAGTACCTCACCAACTCGCAGTGGAACGATCGCCTGCCGCGTATCGTCGAGTCGAAGCTCGTCGAAGCCTTCGAGAACACCGGTCAGCTCGGCGGCGTTGGCCGCTCGGGTGACGGGCTTGCGATCGACTTCCAGCTTTTGACCAACATCCGCAGCTTCGAGGTGCTGGCCTATGGCTCGCCGCGTGCGGCCGTGGAGCTCTCGATACGGCTCATCAACGACCGGGACGGCACGGTCGTCGCCCAGCGCGTCTTCACCGGCACCGCGCCGGTCGCCGGAACGGGCAACGAGACCTATGTCCGCTCGCTCGACGCGGCGTTCAACTCCATCGTGCCCGAGATCATCTCCTGGACGATGCAGCGGATCTGA
- a CDS encoding MlaD family protein, producing METRANYAIVGLFTVLVLVASFGFVYWMTNYGNQSETAPLNVRIPGSANGLSVGSPVRFNGISVGSVRGLTIDENDASFVVARTDVRADAPVTEATEAILEIQGLTGAAYIELSAGQTPGQQSILLEAIDSGVPAQLTADPSSVTNLLSTADQILTRANDVVEEIEGFVVDARGPLTNTLRNTETFSRALTDNADNIDQFLQSVGALSQTFDGLSGRLDTTMAAAEQLMTSIDGQKIDSILTNVDTVTANLSVASGDVTEVVASFRDTAATFETFATTAGASIARVDQIIGNVDQIIASVDAEQVGTLVENISAASADARAAIENTAQITERFNARGEDVDRFISDVTEMADRLNAASTRVDSVVAKVDTALGEGDVANLLADVQQAVQSFSELASAIDSTQVNQALTDIASASDSVRQAADDTRRLTGNFAEREDDIDAFISDVTQMADRLNAASVRVDGVLAKVDGFLGEGDASNLLAEAEAAITSFRQVADNINGRVGPIAENLERFSNSGLRDVESLIVETRRSINRIERSISSIERNPQRLIFGGEDVQQFDGRVRR from the coding sequence ATGGAAACAAGAGCCAACTACGCCATTGTCGGCCTGTTCACGGTCCTCGTGCTCGTCGCCTCCTTCGGATTCGTCTATTGGATGACGAATTACGGCAACCAGAGCGAAACGGCGCCGCTGAACGTGCGCATCCCAGGCTCGGCCAACGGCCTGAGCGTAGGATCGCCGGTGCGGTTCAACGGCATTTCTGTCGGTTCCGTGCGCGGACTGACGATCGACGAGAACGATGCAAGCTTCGTCGTGGCGCGGACCGACGTGCGCGCCGATGCGCCGGTGACCGAGGCCACGGAAGCCATTCTGGAAATCCAGGGCCTGACGGGTGCGGCCTATATCGAGCTCAGCGCCGGTCAGACGCCTGGCCAGCAGAGCATCCTGCTCGAAGCCATCGACAGCGGCGTGCCGGCACAGCTGACGGCAGATCCGTCGAGCGTGACGAACCTTCTGTCGACGGCCGATCAGATTCTGACGCGCGCCAATGACGTTGTGGAAGAAATCGAGGGCTTCGTCGTGGATGCACGGGGGCCGCTGACCAACACGCTGCGCAACACCGAAACCTTCTCGCGTGCGCTGACGGACAATGCCGACAATATCGACCAGTTCCTGCAGAGCGTCGGTGCGCTGTCACAGACATTCGACGGTCTTTCCGGCCGGCTCGACACGACCATGGCGGCGGCCGAGCAGTTGATGACCTCGATCGACGGGCAGAAGATCGATTCGATCCTCACCAATGTCGACACCGTCACCGCCAATCTCTCCGTCGCTTCAGGCGACGTAACGGAAGTGGTCGCAAGCTTCCGCGATACGGCCGCGACATTCGAGACTTTCGCCACGACCGCCGGCGCCTCGATCGCACGGGTGGACCAGATCATCGGAAATGTCGATCAGATCATCGCCAGCGTCGATGCAGAGCAGGTTGGCACGCTTGTCGAGAACATCTCGGCTGCGAGTGCCGACGCACGTGCGGCGATCGAGAACACGGCGCAGATCACCGAGCGCTTCAACGCCCGCGGCGAAGATGTCGACCGCTTCATCAGCGACGTGACGGAAATGGCCGACCGCCTGAACGCCGCCTCGACCCGAGTCGACAGCGTGGTGGCCAAAGTGGACACGGCGCTTGGGGAAGGCGACGTCGCCAATCTGCTCGCCGACGTGCAGCAGGCCGTCCAGTCGTTCTCGGAACTCGCTTCGGCGATCGATTCCACGCAGGTGAACCAGGCGCTGACCGACATTGCGTCCGCGAGCGACAGCGTGCGCCAGGCAGCCGACGACACGCGCCGCCTGACGGGCAACTTCGCCGAGCGCGAGGACGACATCGACGCTTTCATCTCCGACGTCACGCAGATGGCGGACCGCCTGAACGCGGCTTCGGTGCGCGTCGACGGTGTGCTTGCCAAGGTCGATGGGTTCCTGGGCGAGGGCGATGCCTCCAACCTGCTGGCCGAAGCGGAGGCTGCGATCACGTCGTTCCGCCAGGTCGCCGACAACATCAACGGACGCGTGGGGCCGATCGCGGAGAACCTGGAGCGCTTCTCCAACAGCGGCCTGCGCGATGTCGAATCGCTCATCGTCGAGACGCGCCGTTCTATCAACCGGATCGAGCGCAGCATCTCCTCCATCGAGCGCAATCCTCAGCGCCTGATCTTTGGCGGCGAAGACGTGCAGCAGTTCGACGGCCGGGTGCGCCGCTGA
- a CDS encoding ABC transporter ATP-binding protein — MSDQTDMKATGASGADRNTVLSVRGVNVSFGSNTVLQDLDLDIYRGEILGFIGPSGTGKSVLMRAVLRLLPRQSGKIWILGHDYETVSDAERMALDMRLGVLFQQGALFSSLTVRENIQVPMREYLDLPQSLMDELTMLKIEMVGLAPQAADRYPSELSGGMIKRAALARALALDPDLVFLDEPTSGLDPIGAAEFDELIARLRDTLGLTVYMVTHDLDSLFSVCDRIAVLGDKKVKAQGTIEEMLAFDDEWIQSYFHGKRARSIVRDDGQPNRAGAEAGTMNG; from the coding sequence ATGTCCGACCAGACAGACATGAAGGCGACGGGTGCCAGCGGGGCCGACCGCAACACGGTTCTTTCCGTGCGCGGGGTCAATGTCTCCTTCGGCAGCAACACCGTGCTGCAGGATCTCGACCTCGACATCTATCGCGGTGAGATCCTCGGTTTCATCGGGCCTTCGGGCACGGGCAAGTCGGTGCTCATGCGCGCCGTGCTGCGGCTCCTGCCGCGCCAGAGTGGCAAGATCTGGATCCTCGGGCACGACTACGAGACCGTTTCCGATGCGGAGCGCATGGCGCTCGACATGCGGCTCGGCGTCCTCTTCCAGCAGGGTGCGCTGTTCTCGTCGCTTACGGTGCGGGAGAACATCCAGGTGCCGATGCGGGAATATCTCGATCTGCCGCAATCGCTGATGGACGAACTCACCATGCTCAAGATCGAGATGGTGGGCCTCGCGCCGCAGGCGGCGGACAGATACCCCTCGGAGCTTTCGGGCGGCATGATCAAGCGCGCGGCGTTGGCGCGGGCTTTGGCCCTTGATCCCGACCTGGTCTTTCTCGACGAGCCGACCTCGGGCCTGGACCCGATCGGCGCGGCGGAATTCGACGAACTGATCGCGCGCCTGCGCGATACACTGGGTCTGACCGTTTATATGGTGACCCACGACCTCGACAGCCTGTTTTCCGTCTGCGACCGTATCGCGGTGCTGGGGGACAAGAAGGTCAAGGCGCAAGGCACGATCGAAGAGATGCTGGCCTTCGACGACGAATGGATCCAGTCCTATTTCCACGGCAAGCGGGCGCGTTCGATCGTCCGCGACGACGGACAGCCGAACCGAGCCGGCGCTGAAGCCGGAACGATGAACGGATAG
- a CDS encoding ABC transporter permease, protein MGRARLDIRDEADGTVRLAMSDDWRHHGVKEVNAALTEFHEKTDARAVIVDMSAVTQIDTAGAWLVRRLQAQMRAKRIGFSVEGADETEKALLVAVPEELHDGRTPKEAVPLFERLFTPTGKIVYAVFDDIVAALFILGSAVRGAQEKLEKNAPVSPAAIVSQIDHMGVRAVPIIALMSFLIGAIIAQQGAFQLRYFGAELFVVDLVGILQLREIGVLLTAIMIAGRSGSAITAEIGSMKMREEVDALKVMGLNPIGVLIFPRLVALTIALPLLTVIANFSALFGAGVVAWSYSGITPDTFLARLQEAADVSTLIAGMIKAPFMALIIGIVASVEGMKVGGSAESLGRHVTAAVVKAIFVVILVDGLFAIFYAAIDF, encoded by the coding sequence ATGGGCAGGGCGCGCCTCGACATTCGTGACGAGGCAGACGGTACCGTGCGGCTGGCGATGTCCGACGACTGGCGCCACCATGGGGTGAAAGAGGTAAACGCTGCCTTAACCGAGTTTCACGAGAAGACCGACGCGCGCGCCGTCATCGTCGACATGAGCGCCGTCACGCAGATCGACACGGCTGGTGCCTGGCTCGTGCGCCGCCTGCAGGCTCAGATGCGTGCCAAGCGTATCGGGTTTTCGGTGGAAGGCGCAGACGAGACGGAAAAGGCGCTTCTCGTCGCCGTGCCGGAAGAATTGCATGACGGGCGCACGCCGAAAGAGGCGGTGCCGCTTTTCGAGCGTCTGTTCACGCCGACCGGCAAGATCGTCTATGCCGTGTTCGACGACATCGTCGCGGCTCTGTTCATTCTCGGCTCGGCCGTGCGCGGTGCGCAGGAGAAGCTGGAGAAGAACGCCCCCGTATCACCGGCCGCGATCGTCTCGCAGATCGACCATATGGGCGTGCGCGCCGTTCCGATCATCGCGCTGATGTCGTTTCTGATCGGCGCGATCATCGCGCAGCAGGGTGCGTTCCAGCTGCGCTATTTCGGCGCCGAACTCTTCGTCGTCGACCTTGTCGGCATCCTGCAGCTTCGCGAGATCGGCGTGCTTTTGACTGCGATCATGATCGCCGGCCGTTCGGGCAGCGCCATCACGGCCGAGATCGGCTCGATGAAGATGCGCGAAGAGGTCGACGCGCTGAAGGTGATGGGCCTCAACCCGATCGGCGTGCTGATTTTCCCGCGCCTCGTGGCGCTGACGATCGCGCTGCCGCTTCTGACGGTCATCGCCAATTTCTCGGCCCTTTTCGGCGCTGGCGTCGTTGCCTGGAGCTACTCGGGGATCACGCCCGACACGTTCCTGGCCCGCCTGCAGGAAGCGGCCGACGTCTCGACGCTGATTGCCGGCATGATCAAGGCGCCCTTCATGGCGCTGATCATCGGCATCGTCGCCTCGGTGGAAGGCATGAAGGTCGGCGGCAGCGCCGAATCGCTCGGCCGCCACGTAACGGCGGCGGTGGTAAAGGCGATCTTCGTCGTCATCCTGGTCGACGGCCTGTTCGCCATCTTCTACGCCGCGATCGATTTCTGA
- a CDS encoding MFS transporter → MRWLGISPALAGEGRAMQGDDRGSSGAIETAPPAFALRAGAGFFGTFLAFGIMLPYFPVWLKSLSLEDWQIGLLLSLPMFVRILTTPLIAAYADRAADRAHVLILTAFLSIVVTALLFVVDGFWMLLVVVLAQAIVVAPHVVIIDSITITGVRRYRTDYARVRLWGSLAFVVANVIGGYVIARQGAGAVLPLLILGQITTFGASLLVPRVGRPRRPSALAGGGQAGLLANRPFVVMLIGGATIHASHAMLYGFSAIYWGQLGYSGTVIGALWATGVIAEVALFQMSRRLIGHIDVTRLIVAGGLVAALRWAVFPIDLGAGWYFAMQLLHAGSFSVVFLGMQRLIVMYVGEEKEAGAQGLFFMVSGSTMATSMVVSGYLFDRFGGTAFVAMAFLALMGIACHLAGRSMQRP, encoded by the coding sequence ATGCGGTGGCTGGGCATTTCGCCGGCGCTTGCGGGCGAAGGGCGGGCGATGCAAGGCGACGATAGGGGCAGTTCCGGGGCGATCGAGACAGCGCCGCCTGCTTTTGCCCTGCGCGCCGGAGCGGGGTTCTTCGGCACCTTTCTCGCCTTCGGGATCATGTTGCCGTATTTCCCCGTCTGGCTGAAATCGCTGTCGCTCGAGGATTGGCAGATCGGGCTTTTGCTGTCGCTGCCGATGTTCGTGCGCATTCTCACGACGCCGCTGATCGCCGCTTACGCAGACCGCGCAGCCGACCGGGCGCATGTGCTGATCCTCACCGCATTCCTGTCGATCGTTGTGACGGCGCTGCTGTTCGTCGTCGACGGGTTCTGGATGCTGCTCGTGGTGGTGCTGGCGCAGGCGATCGTGGTTGCGCCGCATGTGGTGATCATCGATTCCATCACCATCACGGGTGTGCGACGCTACCGGACGGACTACGCGCGGGTCCGCCTCTGGGGCTCGCTCGCCTTCGTTGTCGCCAATGTCATCGGCGGCTACGTGATCGCGCGGCAAGGGGCGGGCGCGGTGTTGCCGTTGCTGATTCTCGGCCAGATCACGACGTTCGGCGCGAGCCTGCTGGTGCCGCGGGTCGGGCGTCCGCGCCGGCCTTCGGCGCTTGCGGGCGGCGGGCAGGCGGGATTGCTTGCCAACCGGCCCTTCGTGGTGATGCTGATCGGCGGGGCGACGATCCATGCCAGCCACGCGATGCTCTACGGCTTTTCGGCCATCTACTGGGGCCAGCTCGGCTATTCGGGCACGGTGATCGGCGCGCTCTGGGCAACGGGCGTGATTGCCGAAGTCGCGCTCTTCCAGATGTCGCGTCGCCTGATCGGCCATATCGACGTGACCCGTCTCATCGTCGCGGGCGGGCTGGTCGCCGCTCTGCGCTGGGCGGTTTTTCCCATCGATCTCGGTGCAGGCTGGTATTTCGCCATGCAGCTGCTGCACGCCGGCAGCTTTTCGGTGGTGTTTCTCGGCATGCAGCGGCTGATCGTGATGTATGTGGGCGAAGAGAAGGAAGCGGGCGCGCAAGGCCTGTTTTTTATGGTCAGCGGCTCCACCATGGCAACGTCGATGGTGGTGTCCGGCTATCTGTTCGACCGATTCGGTGGAACCGCATTCGTGGCAATGGCGTTTCTTGCGCTAATGGGCATTGCGTGCCACCTCGCGGGCCGGTCAATGCAGCGTCCATAA
- a CDS encoding UDP-2,3-diacylglucosamine diphosphatase, whose translation MSQDTNEAAVRRFRTLFISDVHLGSKSAKADHLLDFLRHHEAETIVLIGDIVDGWRLKRSWYWPQDANDVVQKLLRKARKGTRIIYIPGNHDEFLRDFPGIHFGGIEVKTNTIHEAADGKRYLVLHGDEFDVVVRHARFLAYLGDWAYDAALGINIVLNMLRRRIGMPYWSFSAWAKHRVKQAVNFIGEFQKVVAEEARRHEVDGVICGHIHHAAIEDMDGITYINSGDWVESCTAIGETLDGEMTLLTWRVLRAETTPTTTPPLLAPPVAQVKLREVEAA comes from the coding sequence ATGTCACAGGACACGAATGAAGCCGCCGTGCGCCGCTTTCGAACGCTCTTCATCTCCGATGTGCATCTTGGTTCGAAGTCGGCCAAGGCGGACCATCTGCTCGATTTCCTCAGGCATCACGAGGCCGAGACGATCGTGCTCATCGGCGATATCGTCGATGGCTGGCGGCTGAAGCGCAGCTGGTACTGGCCGCAGGATGCCAACGACGTGGTGCAGAAGCTTCTGCGCAAGGCGCGCAAGGGCACCCGCATCATCTACATTCCCGGCAATCACGACGAGTTCCTGCGCGATTTTCCTGGCATCCATTTCGGCGGGATCGAGGTGAAGACCAACACGATCCACGAGGCGGCCGACGGCAAGCGCTATCTCGTGCTGCATGGGGACGAGTTCGACGTGGTGGTGCGCCATGCGCGCTTCCTCGCCTATCTTGGCGACTGGGCCTATGACGCCGCGCTTGGCATCAACATCGTCCTGAATATGCTGCGGCGCCGGATCGGCATGCCCTACTGGTCGTTTTCTGCCTGGGCGAAGCACCGGGTGAAGCAGGCGGTGAACTTCATCGGCGAATTTCAGAAGGTGGTGGCAGAAGAAGCGCGCCGGCACGAGGTCGACGGGGTGATCTGCGGTCACATCCACCATGCTGCGATCGAGGACATGGACGGGATCACCTATATCAACAGCGGCGACTGGGTGGAGAGCTGTACTGCGATCGGCGAGACGCTCGACGGCGAGATGACGCTTCTGACGTGGCGGGTGCTGCGCGCCGAAACCACGCCGACGACCACGCCGCCCTTGCTCGCGCCGCCGGTTGCCCAGGTCAAATTGCGGGAGGTGGAGGCGGCCTGA